The following proteins are encoded in a genomic region of Candidatus Dechloromonas phosphoritropha:
- a CDS encoding GTP pyrophosphokinase produces the protein MALAVKIAAHATHKPDKGGAPYILHPLRMMLRMDNDEARMTAVLHDVVEDHADEGWTFERLGKAGIPESVIEAVHCVTKLTDDEDYVAFIERAATNPIAKAVTIADLEDIMNLLRLDELLDKDVERLHKYHVSWKRLS, from the coding sequence CTGGCCCTGGCGGTCAAGATCGCTGCCCATGCCACCCACAAGCCGGACAAGGGCGGCGCACCGTACATCCTGCATCCGCTGCGCATGATGCTGCGGATGGACAACGATGAAGCACGGATGACCGCCGTGCTGCACGATGTAGTCGAAGACCACGCCGACGAGGGCTGGACCTTCGAACGGCTTGGCAAGGCGGGCATCCCGGAGAGCGTCATCGAAGCCGTCCACTGCGTCACCAAGCTGACAGACGACGAAGACTACGTTGCCTTCATCGAACGTGCCGCGACCAACCCGATTGCCAAGGCGGTAACAATTGCCGACCTCGAAGACATCATGAACCTTTTGCGCCTGGACGAACTGCTGGACAAAGACGTCGAGCGTCTGCACAAGTACCACGTGAGCTGGAAACGCCTGTCCTGA